A region of Porites lutea chromosome 13, jaPorLute2.1, whole genome shotgun sequence DNA encodes the following proteins:
- the LOC140922831 gene encoding scm-like with four MBT domains protein 1: MLGSDEENEDLFSWEEYLKKCHAKAVPKESFKHVQDTKVQGFVPGMKLECMDRTSLETDTYWIATVVMASGPLLLLRYDGYDDDRSGDFWCDAASDELQPIGWCTRTNNILIPPAAIRHKESNWAKFLMQDLKNAVCAPEHLFHRRSDPDEENQLKPGLKLELLHADDPLSYWVAAIVDAYGLRLRLRLEGSENEADDVWVYFLSNNVHQLGWGKKNNLKLNIPSVLKTKYPNKDWAQVRGRLLGLCNLTTEDASLNKALNKSDSLPKPHGFTTGLKLEAVNPKDPSSICAATVSKVANEIFFQVEIDSLISCGDGSRPSMWCSSSSRNIFPVGWCAGNNIQLTPPPGYLVHPFRWQTYLEYTKSTAARSSLFSSEHEIPSHEFDIGMKLEAVDQTDSSTMTVATVTQVVGRTMWVLLNGYKHDSVEHIYDVESFDLYPVGWCSMNGHPLLTPRVQRPPEENRRLASLRATRQREIKRTTPESGIANATNTTNIAPANNLNTDTSINCENVKSAKSALDSNNLDTLDVVEDSKGSAMIESSGLKEETKEWPKKEEPKTETPEKKIPITPKGKYELRASTLMPRNYEIKDEDDDEEDEKKDDKNVEAVIDLTEDDDAPVVTNETLDKKDGPKVCIYVKKSCEPGPFLKPAKIASIPSVIGPDGPNVVLRQLVEQIVLSAHSSKQVLKLLASETDKMTISAILRTLRTKLSLCENLISLNRVALCLNCDAVKVTKSSESPRKLNETTPKANKPVPQEDSKTVPSKREAPKEVTTNVNNKPAGNPVKAFIPVEKPVVNIAKTVTPISKPAGNPSKATTTVSKLKVNTVKAPPSLQAASNFTLSSQLPQSVSAVSSAVPEPSRSESPSVTASRISKHITKWNVDEVVDFIRTTDCHKFADDFLKQEIDGRALTLLSLDEIHKCLGVTLGPAIKLHFTVQNLVKKHR; the protein is encoded by the exons ATGCTAGGTTCTGACGAGGAAAATGAAGACCTGTTTTCTTGGGAGGAATATCTAAAAAAATGCCATGCAAAGGCTGTTCCAAAGGAAAGTTTTAAACAT gtacaaGACACCAAAGTTCAAGGCTTTGTTCCTGGCATGAAGCTTGAATGTATGGATCGTACATCCCTGGAGACGGATACCTACTGgattgccactgttgtcatggCATCAGGGCCTTTGCTTCTATTGCGATATGATGGATATGATGATGATCGGAGTGGAGACTTCTGGTGTGATGCAGCGTCTGATGAGCTTCAACCCATTGGTTGGTGCACACGAACCAACAACATTCTTATTCCGCCTGCAG CCATCCGACACAAAGAGTCAAACTGGGCCAAGTTTTTGATGCAAGATCTTAAAAATGCTGTGTGTGCTCCAGAGCATTTGTTTCACAGG AGATCCGATCCAGATGAAGAAAACCAGCTTAAACCAGGGCTTAAGCTAGAACTGCTACATGCAGATGATCCTCTTTCCTACTGGGTGGCAGCTATTGTGGATGCTTATGGTCTGAGGCTAAGATTACGACTGGAAGGCTCAGAAAATGAAGCTGATGATGTATGGGTTTACTTCTTGTCTAATAATGTTCATCAGCTGGGAtggggaaagaaaaacaatttgaaGCTAAATATTCCTTctg TGTTGAAAACAAAGTATCCGAACAAAGACTGGGCACAGGTCAGAGGAAGACTCCTGGGTCTTTGTAACTTGACAACTGAAGATGCTTCACTCAACAAAGCATTGAACAAG tCTGACAGTTTACCAAAGCCTCACGGCTTTACGACTGGGTTGAAACTGGAAGCTGTGAACCCAAAAGATCCCTCCTCAATATGTGCAGCTACTGTGTCGAAGGTGGCCAATGAGATCTTCTTCCAAGTGGAGATTGACAGCTTGATCAGTTGCGGTGATGGAAGCCGGCCTTCCATGTGGTGCAGCTCAAGTTCAAGGAATATCTTCCCTGTGGGGTGGTGTGCGGGGAACAACATCCAACTGACTCCTCCCCCTG GATACCTTGTTCATCCTTTCCGCTGGCAGACTTACCTTGAATATACGAAGTCCACAGCTGCACGAAGCTCATTATTCAGCTCAGAACAT GAAATCCCCTCTCATGAGTTCGACATAGGCATGAAGCTTGAAGCTGTTGATCAGACAGATTCGAGTACAATGACAGTAGCCACTGTCACTCAAGTGGTGGGTCGAACAATGTGGGTACTGTTGAATGGCTATAAACATGATTCAGTGGAACACATTTACGATGTGGAGTCATTTGACTTGTATCCTGTTGGCTGGTGCAGTATGAATGGACACCCTCTTCTCACACCAAGAGTGCAAC GTCCGCCAGAGGAGAACCGACGCCTCGCCTCACTGag ggcaaCAAGGCAAAGAGAAATTAAGAGAACGACGCCAGAGTCAGGCATTGCAAACGCAACTAACACTACAAATATAGCACCGGCAAACAATCTCAATACGGACACTTCAATAAACTGTGAGAACGTAAAAAGCGCGAAAAGTGCGCTAGATTCAAATAATTTAGACACTCTTGACGTCGTGGAAGACAGTAAAGGAAGTGCCATGATTGAGTCCAGTGGCCTGAAAGAAGAGACAAAGGAATGGCCTAAAAAAGAGGAGCCCAAAACTGAGACCCCAGAGAAAAAGATCCCAATCACACCAAAAGGGAAGTATGAATTGCGAGCGTCTACGCTTATGCCGCGGAATTACGAGATCAAGGacgaggatgatgatgaagaggaTGAAAAAAAGGATGACAAGAATGTTGAAGCTGTTATTGACTTGACGGAGGATGATGACGCGCCTGTGGTAACCAATGAAACTCTGGACAAAAAGGATGGTCCAA AAGTTTGTATTTATGTGAAGAAATCCTGTGAGCCTGGTCCCTTCCTGAAGCCGGCTAAAATAGCAAGTATTCCATCCGTTATTGGCCCGGATGGTCCTAATGTTGTGCTGAGACAGTTGGTGGAGCAGATCGTGTTGAGCGCTCACTCTTCAAAACAAGTTCTCAAGCTTCTTGCTTCCGAGACTGATAAAATGACCATCTCAGCTATTCTTAGG ACACTAAGGACAAAATTGTCCTTGTGCGAGAATCTTATCAGTCTTAACAGAGTCGCTCTTTGTTTGAACTGTGATGCTGTCAAAG TTACCAAGTCATCGGAATCTCCTCGGAAACTCAACGAAACCACTCCGAAAGCGAACAAGCCTGTCCCGCAAGAAGACAGTAAGACAGTCCCGTCCAAGAGAGAAGCTCCTAAAGAAGTCACTACTAATGTGAACAATAAACCCGCGGGTAATCCCGTAAAGGCTTTTATACCTGTCGAAAAACCCGTTGTTAATATCGCAAAGACTGTTACACCTATCAGTAAACCAGCTGGTAATCCCTCGAAGGCGACTACAACTGTCAGTAAACTCAAGGTTAATACGGTAAAAGCTCCTCCTTCTTTGCAAGCAGCGAGTAATTTCACGCTTTCGAGTCAACTTCCGCAGTCTGTTTCTGCAGTGAGCAGTGCAGTGCCAGAACCTTCTAGATCCGAATCGCCTAGCGTCACTGCTTCACGGATATCAAAACACATCACAAAGTGGAATGTTGACGAAGTTGTGGATTTTATACGAACAACCGATTGTCACAAATTTGCGGATGACTTTTTAAAACAG gAAATTGACGGCCGAGCGTTAACGTTGCTGTCATTGGACGAGATTCACAAGTGCCTGGGTGTGACATTAGGTCCAGCGATAAAACTTCACTTCACTGTACAGAACCTTGTAAAGAAACATCGATAA